A single region of the Hyphomonas adhaerens MHS-3 genome encodes:
- the arfB gene encoding alternative ribosome rescue aminoacyl-tRNA hydrolase ArfB — protein sequence MSDFGDLRVSDSLTVPAWELSEAFVRASGPGGQHVNKVSTAVQLTWQVEASSLPAEVKARFVKLFGSRMTNDGRLILEASSHRSQVLNREAARKRLAEMILKASHKPKRRIRTKPTKGSIRRRIAAKKHRGEIKSLRGNVDRTDD from the coding sequence ATGTCCGATTTCGGCGATCTTCGCGTGTCAGACAGCCTTACCGTGCCAGCCTGGGAGCTGTCCGAAGCCTTCGTGCGCGCGTCCGGGCCGGGGGGGCAGCATGTGAACAAGGTTTCCACCGCTGTGCAGCTGACCTGGCAGGTCGAGGCGTCGTCCCTGCCGGCGGAGGTCAAGGCGCGATTCGTGAAGCTGTTTGGCAGCCGGATGACCAATGACGGGCGCCTGATCCTCGAAGCCAGCAGCCATCGCAGCCAGGTGCTGAACCGGGAAGCCGCCCGGAAACGGCTGGCGGAGATGATTCTCAAGGCCAGCCACAAGCCCAAGCGGCGCATCCGCACCAAACCGACCAAAGGCAGCATCCGCCGCCGCATCGCGGCCAAGAAGCACCGGGGCGAAATCAAATCCCTGCGCGGGAATGTGGACCGGACAGACGATTAG
- a CDS encoding MarR family winged helix-turn-helix transcriptional regulator — MSRPAGLAGDPVEFAAMTEISIIAHLADTAFARRLPDGLTTAQFAVLNHLLRLDTQQTIGELARALQVSQPTMSSTVRRLEEKGLVTPVPDPDDRRIRRIRVTPAGTAARKAAVQALDASRSELASLTRQEWKQLLPLLNKLRVALDSAR; from the coding sequence ATGAGCCGGCCCGCAGGCCTCGCAGGCGATCCGGTCGAGTTTGCGGCAATGACGGAGATTTCCATCATTGCCCATCTGGCGGATACGGCCTTTGCCCGGCGTCTGCCAGATGGTTTGACCACGGCGCAATTCGCTGTCCTGAACCATTTGCTGCGTCTGGACACACAACAGACGATCGGCGAACTGGCCCGCGCGCTTCAGGTCTCCCAGCCGACCATGTCGTCCACGGTCCGCCGGCTGGAGGAGAAAGGGCTGGTGACACCGGTTCCCGATCCGGATGACCGGCGCATCCGTCGGATCAGAGTGACTCCAGCCGGCACGGCCGCGAGGAAAGCGGCTGTGCAGGCGCTGGATGCCTCGAGAAGCGAGTTGGCATCCCTGACCCGCCAGGAATGGAAGCAGCTCCTGCCGCTCCTGAACAAATTGCGGGTCGCCCTCGATTCCGCGCGTTGA
- a CDS encoding Acg family FMN-binding oxidoreductase, translating to MLSRRTLLITGGASILVLGGGYAGLSAMSNIAPAREPWRQATEGFGDARLNAAAYAILAPSPHNLQPWMIRLAGDDSLTLFCDLDRRLPETDPPDRQTTIGLGAFLELLRQAAAEQDHRLEITRFPEGEPGDRLDERPIAHVRFVQDPDVERDPLFGYALRRRTARAKFDPGRPVPSDKLAALMEISNALPGLGAIDVAGSSKPETVSWLRDICKRAWEIEMRKPETCHESAYLTRIGAKQINANPDGIFLAGPMMEAYRMTGILTQDSMDEIGSTAWQATLSTYNGLIESAPTFVWFTTPGNSRSEQLDSGAVWIRLQLAAAAVGIGFHPLSQVLEEYSEMAGPFAEIHDRFGVTLPSRIQGLFRLGYAGGQGASPRWPLESRLIT from the coding sequence ATGCTTTCCCGGCGAACACTCCTGATCACTGGCGGCGCCAGCATTCTTGTTCTTGGCGGCGGATATGCGGGCCTCTCTGCGATGAGCAACATCGCCCCGGCACGCGAGCCCTGGCGGCAGGCAACCGAGGGCTTTGGCGATGCCCGTCTCAACGCCGCGGCCTATGCCATCCTTGCGCCCAGTCCGCACAATCTGCAGCCATGGATGATCCGGCTGGCCGGCGACGACAGCCTCACCCTGTTCTGCGACCTGGACCGCCGCCTGCCCGAAACAGACCCGCCAGACCGCCAGACGACGATCGGCCTCGGCGCTTTCCTCGAGCTGTTGCGTCAGGCCGCGGCCGAACAGGATCACCGGCTGGAGATCACCCGGTTCCCGGAAGGCGAACCGGGAGACCGGCTGGACGAACGCCCCATCGCACATGTGCGCTTTGTCCAGGATCCGGATGTCGAGCGTGACCCGCTGTTCGGCTACGCGCTGAGGCGGCGCACGGCACGCGCGAAATTCGATCCCGGACGTCCGGTGCCGTCCGACAAGCTGGCGGCGCTGATGGAGATATCCAACGCCCTGCCCGGCCTTGGCGCGATCGATGTGGCCGGTAGCAGCAAGCCGGAAACCGTCAGCTGGCTGAGAGATATCTGCAAGCGCGCCTGGGAGATCGAGATGCGCAAACCCGAGACCTGCCATGAAAGTGCGTATCTCACCCGGATTGGCGCAAAGCAGATCAACGCCAACCCAGATGGCATCTTCCTCGCAGGCCCGATGATGGAAGCCTATCGCATGACCGGCATCCTGACGCAGGACAGTATGGATGAAATCGGCTCCACCGCATGGCAGGCGACCCTCTCCACCTACAATGGCCTGATCGAAAGCGCGCCAACCTTCGTCTGGTTCACCACCCCCGGCAATTCGCGGTCCGAACAGCTGGACAGCGGCGCTGTCTGGATCCGGTTGCAGCTGGCCGCAGCAGCCGTCGGCATCGGGTTTCATCCTCTGTCGCAGGTTCTCGAGGAATACAGCGAAATGGCAGGCCCTTTTGCGGAGATCCATGACCGCTTCGGCGTCACTTTGCCGAGCCGAATCCAGGGCCTGTTCCGGCTCGGCTATGCAGGCGGCCAGGGAGCGTCCCCGCGCTGGCCGCTGGAATCGCGGCTCATCACATGA
- a CDS encoding methyltransferase domain-containing protein, translating to MNQIQDIVKTYYGETLSTSNDLKTDACTTADRPPPHVSAALAAVHDEVASKYYGCGLAIPSLLEGLKVLDLGCGAGRDVFALAKLVGPDGHVTGVDMTDAQLDVAREHEAWHAEQFGYDAPNTRFVKGYLEKLGELDLEPNTFDLIISNCVINLCTDKPEVFRQAHRLLKPGGELYFSDVYADRRIPADLAADPVLYGECLSGALYWGDFQSIAKAAGFTDPRTVNHRRLGIIDPALKDKLGPIRFASVTARLIKLDGLDAACEDYGQAVIYKGGIPGMEQVFVLDAEHSIEAGRVFPVCGNTLAMLMDTRFASYFDVVGDGATHYGLFPGCAAPDVFASTDADEAPASPGGCCG from the coding sequence ATGAACCAGATTCAGGACATCGTGAAGACCTATTACGGGGAAACCCTGTCCACTTCGAACGACCTGAAGACCGATGCCTGCACCACGGCGGACCGCCCGCCGCCGCATGTCTCCGCTGCCCTTGCGGCCGTGCATGATGAAGTCGCCTCGAAGTATTATGGCTGCGGCCTCGCCATTCCTTCCCTGCTCGAAGGCCTGAAGGTACTGGACCTTGGCTGCGGCGCCGGGCGTGATGTGTTTGCGCTCGCCAAACTGGTCGGCCCGGACGGCCACGTCACCGGCGTCGACATGACCGACGCGCAGCTGGACGTCGCCCGCGAACACGAAGCCTGGCACGCCGAACAGTTCGGCTATGACGCGCCGAACACCCGTTTCGTGAAAGGGTATCTCGAAAAGCTGGGTGAGCTGGACCTTGAGCCGAACACGTTCGACCTGATCATTTCAAACTGCGTCATCAATCTGTGCACCGACAAGCCGGAAGTCTTCCGCCAGGCACACCGCCTGCTGAAGCCCGGCGGTGAGCTCTACTTCTCCGATGTCTATGCCGACCGGCGCATTCCGGCAGACCTTGCCGCCGACCCGGTGCTGTATGGCGAATGCCTCTCCGGCGCGCTTTACTGGGGGGACTTCCAGTCCATCGCCAAGGCTGCCGGCTTTACCGACCCGCGCACGGTGAACCATCGCCGCCTCGGCATTATCGACCCAGCCCTGAAGGACAAGCTCGGCCCGATCCGCTTCGCGTCGGTCACCGCACGCCTGATCAAACTGGACGGGCTGGACGCGGCCTGCGAGGATTACGGCCAGGCCGTGATCTACAAGGGCGGTATTCCGGGCATGGAACAGGTGTTCGTGCTGGATGCAGAGCACAGTATCGAAGCCGGCCGGGTTTTCCCTGTCTGCGGCAACACGCTGGCCATGCTGATGGATACACGCTTTGCGTCCTACTTTGACGTGGTCGGCGACGGGGCTACGCATTACGGCCTGTTCCCAGGCTGCGCCGCGCCGGATGTGTTCGCCAGCACGGATGCGGACGAAGCGCCCGCCTCGCCCGGCGGCTGTTGCGGCTGA
- the der gene encoding ribosome biogenesis GTPase Der — translation MPLKLAIVGRPNVGKSTLFNRLAGKKIALVDDQPGVTRDRKEAEGNLASMPLILIDTAGYESVHDDSLESRMRAQTEAAIAEAELCLFLVDARTGITPDDETFAQLLRKSGLPIVLAANKAEGRQGEAGVMDAWSLGFGEPVGLSAEHGEGFAELFSAIRQALGEEAFEKAMEEPEPDYARGGGDDILEKLAHIDIDDDTLSDDDLVAAIEEADVDVEPEPPRVDKPVKLAIVGRPNAGKSTLINQLLKSDRLLTGPEAGITRDSVTLDWEWEGRRVRLVDTAGLRRKSKVQERLERMSTAETIRSLKYAEIVALVMDPHDALEKQDLQIADLCLREGRGLVLVVSKWDTVKDQDGAARHIRDIANRLMPNAGGAPVVYLSGLTGKHVDRLMPAVLQVHKDWTARVKTGDLNRWLRHTIERHPPPAVQGKRIKPRYMAQMKSRPPTFVLIASRGDQMPETYKRYLINELRSDFDLHGVPIRLFVRQGKNPYADKPGGFQKPPSKKGSKH, via the coding sequence ATGCCGCTTAAACTCGCCATTGTCGGACGTCCAAATGTTGGAAAGTCCACACTCTTCAACCGGCTCGCCGGGAAGAAGATCGCGCTCGTCGACGACCAGCCCGGCGTCACCCGCGACCGCAAGGAAGCCGAAGGCAACCTTGCCTCCATGCCGCTGATCCTGATTGATACGGCGGGCTATGAGAGCGTCCATGATGACAGCCTGGAGTCGCGCATGCGTGCGCAGACAGAAGCTGCAATCGCGGAAGCCGAACTGTGCCTCTTCCTGGTCGATGCCCGCACCGGCATCACACCGGATGACGAGACCTTCGCCCAGCTGCTGCGCAAATCCGGCCTGCCAATCGTCCTGGCCGCCAACAAGGCGGAAGGGCGTCAGGGCGAGGCCGGGGTGATGGACGCCTGGTCGCTGGGCTTCGGCGAGCCGGTTGGGCTGTCGGCCGAGCATGGCGAAGGCTTTGCCGAACTGTTCAGCGCCATCCGGCAGGCCCTCGGCGAGGAAGCCTTCGAAAAGGCGATGGAAGAGCCCGAGCCGGATTACGCCCGCGGCGGCGGCGACGACATCCTCGAAAAGCTCGCGCATATCGACATTGACGACGACACCCTGTCCGACGACGACCTTGTCGCCGCGATTGAGGAGGCTGACGTCGATGTCGAGCCGGAGCCTCCGCGAGTCGACAAGCCGGTGAAGCTCGCCATTGTCGGCCGCCCGAATGCCGGCAAGTCCACGCTGATCAACCAATTGCTGAAGTCTGACCGCCTGCTGACCGGCCCGGAAGCCGGCATCACGCGGGATTCCGTCACGCTCGACTGGGAATGGGAAGGCCGCCGCGTGCGCCTCGTCGACACGGCGGGCCTCCGCCGGAAGAGCAAGGTGCAGGAACGGCTGGAACGCATGTCCACCGCCGAGACCATCCGGTCACTGAAATATGCCGAGATCGTCGCGCTGGTGATGGATCCGCACGACGCGCTGGAGAAACAGGACCTGCAGATCGCAGACCTCTGCCTGCGCGAAGGACGCGGCCTCGTTCTTGTCGTATCCAAATGGGATACGGTGAAGGATCAGGACGGCGCCGCGCGCCATATCCGCGACATCGCGAACCGTCTCATGCCGAATGCCGGCGGTGCGCCAGTCGTCTACCTGTCCGGCCTGACGGGCAAACATGTCGACCGGCTGATGCCGGCTGTCCTGCAGGTCCACAAGGACTGGACCGCACGGGTGAAAACCGGCGACCTGAACCGCTGGCTGCGCCATACGATCGAGCGCCACCCGCCCCCGGCCGTGCAGGGCAAGCGGATCAAGCCGCGCTACATGGCGCAGATGAAGTCGCGGCCGCCGACATTCGTGCTGATCGCGTCACGTGGCGACCAGATGCCGGAGACCTACAAGCGCTATCTGATCAACGAGCTTCGCAGCGATTTCGACCTGCACGGCGTGCCGATCCGCCTGTTCGTCCGGCAGGGCAAGAACCCCTATGCCGACAAGCCGGGCGGGTTCCAGAAGCCGCCCTCGAAAAAGGGCAGCAAGCACTAA
- a CDS encoding PQQ-like beta-propeller repeat protein, giving the protein MTPTRKFLLAGAALGFLGLTACSSLPSFNFGNSKAKELAEAEKAGRITMVLSDTDLEANPELATETITLPPPREIDSWPQAGASAAKVVGHIKAAETLSIAWRNGVGKGSSKKSAISTPPVASKTTVFTLDSEQQIVATDLASGNTKWRKKLKGLSKRDKAALGGGLAVDGDTLIVASGFGYVTALDASTGDEKWKNTMSAPMTGAPTIKDDRIFVESNNNEIFALAKDTGEIEWSDQAISETARVLGSPSPAAVEDFVIAPFSSGEVIAYLASNGRRLWTDAISSAGRFTPISEINDIGSHPVLAGGLVFASSQSGITIAIDGRSGQRIWSSQIGSVQAPAVTGEQMFVLGTDGKLACLNTNSGEAYWVVQLRQFEKEKKKKKRISYSGPIVASGRVLVVSSTGHLLAYSPQTGEEVGSAKLGDRVYLEPIAVQDKVLVLTDDAKLIAIK; this is encoded by the coding sequence ATGACCCCAACCCGCAAGTTCCTTCTGGCCGGAGCCGCGCTCGGCTTCCTGGGCCTGACTGCCTGCTCAAGCCTTCCCAGCTTCAATTTCGGGAACAGCAAGGCGAAGGAACTGGCCGAGGCTGAAAAGGCCGGGCGGATCACCATGGTCCTGTCGGACACCGACCTCGAAGCCAATCCGGAACTCGCCACCGAAACCATCACCCTCCCCCCGCCGCGGGAAATCGACTCCTGGCCCCAGGCCGGTGCCAGCGCCGCGAAAGTCGTGGGGCACATCAAGGCGGCCGAGACACTGTCGATCGCCTGGCGCAATGGCGTCGGCAAAGGCTCGAGCAAGAAGTCTGCGATCTCCACACCGCCGGTTGCTAGCAAGACAACCGTCTTCACGCTCGACTCCGAACAACAGATCGTCGCAACGGACCTGGCGAGCGGAAACACGAAATGGCGCAAGAAGCTGAAGGGCCTGTCGAAGCGTGACAAGGCCGCGCTCGGCGGCGGACTCGCCGTCGATGGCGACACGCTGATCGTGGCCAGCGGCTTCGGTTACGTCACCGCACTCGATGCCAGTACCGGCGACGAAAAGTGGAAGAACACGATGAGCGCGCCGATGACCGGCGCGCCGACCATCAAGGACGACCGCATCTTCGTCGAGTCCAACAATAACGAGATCTTTGCCTTGGCGAAGGATACCGGCGAGATCGAATGGTCTGACCAGGCCATCTCCGAAACGGCCCGCGTGCTGGGCAGCCCCAGCCCCGCCGCCGTGGAAGATTTCGTCATTGCGCCCTTCTCTTCCGGCGAAGTGATCGCTTATCTCGCGTCCAACGGCCGCCGTCTGTGGACCGATGCCATTTCCAGCGCCGGGCGGTTTACCCCCATCTCGGAAATCAATGACATTGGCTCGCACCCGGTCCTTGCCGGCGGCCTTGTCTTTGCCTCCAGCCAGTCGGGCATCACCATCGCCATCGACGGACGCAGCGGCCAGCGCATCTGGTCGTCGCAAATCGGCTCCGTTCAGGCCCCGGCAGTAACCGGCGAACAGATGTTCGTGCTCGGAACGGACGGAAAGCTCGCCTGCCTCAACACCAACTCGGGCGAAGCCTACTGGGTTGTCCAGCTGCGCCAGTTCGAGAAGGAAAAGAAAAAGAAAAAACGCATCTCCTATTCCGGCCCGATTGTCGCGTCCGGCCGCGTGCTGGTCGTCTCCTCGACCGGACACCTGCTCGCCTACTCGCCGCAAACAGGCGAAGAGGTGGGGTCTGCCAAACTGGGTGACCGCGTTTACCTCGAACCCATCGCTGTGCAGGACAAGGTCCTTGTCCTGACGGATGATGCAAAACTGATCGCAATCAAATAA
- the panB gene encoding 3-methyl-2-oxobutanoate hydroxymethyltransferase has product MSKQTQITRKTVKDIAKAKGGTPLVMLTAYDAPMAELMDPHVDMLLVGDSLGMVVHGLPSTVGVTMEMMILHGQAVMRGSEQAFVVVDMPFGSYETSEDQAFLNAVRIMKETGCQAVKIESGAYAAKQISHLVERGIPVMGHVGLRPQAINVDGGFRAKGRTETEREIVINEARAADRAGAFAIVIEGVAEDLAAEITAEVSCPTIGIGASASCDGQVLVAQDMLGLFDWAPKFVRRYADLRAETESAVKAYADDVRSRKFPGKAETYSLRKP; this is encoded by the coding sequence ATGTCAAAGCAAACACAGATCACCCGCAAGACCGTCAAGGACATCGCAAAGGCCAAGGGCGGCACGCCACTGGTCATGCTGACGGCCTATGACGCGCCGATGGCCGAACTGATGGACCCGCATGTGGACATGCTGCTCGTCGGCGACAGCCTCGGCATGGTTGTCCACGGCCTCCCGTCCACCGTCGGCGTGACGATGGAGATGATGATCCTGCACGGCCAGGCAGTCATGCGCGGGTCTGAGCAGGCCTTCGTGGTCGTCGACATGCCCTTCGGCAGCTACGAGACCAGCGAGGACCAGGCCTTCCTGAACGCTGTTCGGATCATGAAGGAAACCGGCTGCCAGGCGGTGAAGATCGAAAGCGGCGCCTATGCCGCCAAACAGATCTCGCATCTGGTCGAACGCGGCATCCCGGTCATGGGCCATGTCGGCCTGCGCCCGCAGGCGATCAATGTCGACGGCGGTTTCCGCGCCAAGGGCCGGACCGAAACCGAACGCGAAATCGTCATCAACGAAGCCCGCGCCGCCGACCGCGCCGGGGCCTTCGCCATCGTCATCGAGGGGGTCGCCGAAGACCTCGCCGCCGAGATAACGGCCGAGGTCAGCTGCCCGACAATCGGTATCGGCGCCTCGGCCTCCTGCGACGGGCAGGTTCTCGTTGCGCAGGACATGCTGGGCCTGTTCGACTGGGCCCCGAAATTCGTCCGCCGCTATGCAGACCTGCGCGCCGAGACGGAATCCGCGGTGAAGGCCTATGCCGACGACGTCCGAAGCCGCAAATTCCCCGGAAAAGCTGAAACCTACAGCCTGCGAAAACCTTGA
- a CDS encoding NnrU family protein, with protein MALFILGLVIFFGAHVFSAVRSREPGKDLKKKMGYGPFMGTYTFVSIIGFFLICVGFNETRGMGLVYSPPSWGKHVNFALMPPALILLVASQLPAGRIKKWAKHPMLVAVKLWALGHFFATGQLNAFLLFTAFLTFAVFDRIMVKRRGDTGPAPETPVKLWADIVSVVGGIVLYVAFVMYLHRVLIGVPVIMPG; from the coding sequence ATGGCGTTATTCATTCTCGGTCTGGTGATCTTTTTCGGCGCGCACGTGTTTTCTGCCGTGCGCTCACGTGAACCTGGCAAGGACCTCAAGAAGAAGATGGGATACGGGCCCTTTATGGGGACCTACACTTTCGTCTCCATCATCGGTTTCTTCCTGATCTGCGTCGGCTTCAACGAAACCCGCGGCATGGGCCTTGTCTATTCGCCGCCCAGCTGGGGCAAGCATGTCAATTTCGCCCTGATGCCGCCTGCCCTCATTCTGCTGGTGGCCTCGCAACTGCCGGCCGGGCGGATCAAGAAATGGGCGAAACATCCCATGCTGGTGGCCGTGAAACTCTGGGCGCTGGGGCACTTTTTCGCCACCGGCCAGCTGAACGCCTTCCTGCTGTTTACCGCCTTCCTCACCTTCGCAGTCTTCGACCGGATCATGGTGAAACGGCGCGGTGACACGGGCCCGGCGCCGGAGACGCCCGTCAAACTCTGGGCTGATATCGTCTCGGTGGTCGGCGGGATCGTCCTGTATGTGGCATTTGTCATGTACCTGCACAGGGTCCTGATCGGCGTGCCGGTGATCATGCCAGGTTGA
- the mddA gene encoding methanethiol S-methyltransferase has translation MSGILTALYSAICYVIFFLTFLYAIGFVENAVVPKTIDSGTPGPFLPSLLINAVLLSVFAVQHSLMARPKFKAAWTRIVPQPAERSTYVLFTSLALILLFWLWQPMPQTMWETQGGLAQFLFVLSLLGWAMVLVSTFLISHFHLFGLHQGFARMMGYEPAGGPFVTPLFYKYIRHPIYAGFIIAFWSAPVMSLGHLVFAVATTGYILIGIWFEERDLTTHFGERYTLYQKDVGMLVPKVGRGGRGHSPTVE, from the coding sequence ATGTCTGGAATTCTTACGGCACTGTACAGTGCCATTTGCTACGTCATCTTCTTTTTGACGTTCCTTTACGCCATCGGTTTTGTCGAAAACGCCGTCGTGCCAAAAACAATCGACAGCGGAACGCCGGGGCCATTCCTCCCATCCTTGCTGATCAACGCCGTGCTGCTGAGTGTTTTCGCCGTCCAGCACAGCCTCATGGCCCGGCCGAAATTCAAGGCGGCCTGGACGCGAATTGTTCCGCAGCCGGCAGAGCGGAGCACCTATGTCCTGTTCACCAGCCTGGCCCTGATCCTGTTGTTCTGGCTCTGGCAGCCCATGCCACAGACCATGTGGGAAACGCAGGGAGGCCTGGCGCAGTTCCTGTTCGTTTTATCGCTGCTCGGCTGGGCCATGGTCCTGGTCAGCACGTTCCTGATCAGCCATTTCCATCTCTTCGGCCTGCATCAGGGGTTTGCCCGGATGATGGGCTATGAACCAGCAGGCGGTCCGTTCGTCACGCCGCTGTTCTATAAATATATCCGTCACCCGATCTATGCGGGCTTCATCATCGCCTTCTGGTCAGCCCCTGTCATGAGCCTGGGCCACCTTGTCTTCGCGGTTGCGACAACCGGCTATATCCTGATCGGCATCTGGTTCGAGGAACGCGACCTGACCACGCATTTCGGTGAGCGCTACACGCTTTATCAGAAGGATGTGGGGATGCTTGTGCCGAAAGTCGGGCGGGGCGGCCGGGGGCATTCGCCGACGGTGGAATAG
- a CDS encoding DUF3297 family protein, with protein MTDQLPDRLCVDPDSPFHDPDLLQKEIGVLFNGTEKTNVEEYCISEGWIKVAAGKALDRKGKPLTLKLKGKVEVWIKDGEGE; from the coding sequence ATGACTGACCAGCTTCCCGACCGCCTCTGCGTCGACCCCGATAGCCCGTTCCACGATCCGGACCTGCTCCAGAAGGAGATCGGTGTCCTGTTCAACGGCACGGAAAAAACCAATGTCGAGGAATACTGCATCTCCGAAGGCTGGATCAAAGTGGCCGCCGGCAAGGCGCTTGACCGCAAGGGCAAGCCGCTGACCTTGAAGCTGAAGGGCAAGGTCGAAGTCTGGATCAAGGACGGCGAAGGCGAATAA
- a CDS encoding putative bifunctional diguanylate cyclase/phosphodiesterase produces MLKRTNINTYRRMLQNARTPEEAVTMEQLRAISQNIPALYLMLTVAAIALGATFIGNAPTLLTVGVPGIFVALSTIRLAFWKFGDSRLMHPEEARTKLKQVEVLTSVLFLFLGVWVWTLLPYASGEERLYLSFFTAFTGASSTICAISRPRLVGVCLFMTLGVFCLLFFDWNERFYFYATMQLGVTYLVFFLASRTYKMRLAQSVVLLNRLNAENRRSSELADTNESMALTDMLTGLPNRRQFFQDVEASYDPKTDEKLPVIGLIDLDGFKPINDVFGHTAGDTVLVETARRLKRVLGDKASVSRLGGDEFAYILPRTVSQKEAKRIAQQIVNAMNEPVQLPNRDTSRVSASVGYSSRAFAVKSAHDLLEQADFALFRAKEHKVGQAIEFSASHAESQLREAVVHQALKKADLEKELRLVFQPIVNSTDGAVNRCEALARWDSPQLGSVPPLEFVAIAEKMGMTQQLTRVVVRKALEQLRRWPELPSMSVNLSAQDIISRETSDSLVAMILAEPESVRERLVLEVTESSLLNDMEEARYNLMKFRFMGLKIALDDFGTGYSSLRYLQELEFDIVKIDRSFGAAINTTARGLGLVATIQHLCRSLAIECIIEGIETREQLETARSAGCRLVQGYLYAAPLDALELHAYLTGEKKFPSYRELLEGPARDVA; encoded by the coding sequence ATGCTCAAAAGGACGAATATCAATACGTATCGGAGGATGCTGCAAAACGCGCGCACGCCGGAAGAGGCCGTGACGATGGAGCAGCTGCGGGCGATCTCGCAGAATATTCCAGCGCTCTACCTGATGCTGACGGTTGCGGCCATCGCCCTGGGGGCGACGTTTATTGGCAACGCTCCAACCCTCCTGACGGTCGGTGTTCCGGGTATCTTCGTGGCCCTCAGCACCATTCGTCTGGCCTTCTGGAAATTCGGCGACAGTCGGCTGATGCATCCGGAAGAGGCACGCACCAAGCTGAAGCAGGTTGAAGTGCTCACGTCGGTCCTGTTCCTTTTCCTGGGTGTCTGGGTCTGGACATTGCTGCCTTATGCCTCCGGCGAGGAGCGGCTCTACCTGTCCTTCTTTACGGCCTTTACCGGCGCGTCCTCGACCATTTGTGCCATTTCACGGCCGCGGCTTGTCGGCGTGTGCCTGTTCATGACTCTGGGCGTATTCTGCCTGCTGTTCTTCGACTGGAACGAGCGGTTTTATTTCTACGCAACCATGCAGCTCGGGGTCACTTATCTCGTTTTCTTCCTTGCGTCGCGGACATACAAAATGCGTCTTGCGCAGTCCGTTGTGCTGCTCAACCGGCTGAACGCAGAAAACCGGCGCTCATCGGAACTGGCGGACACGAACGAGTCGATGGCGTTGACCGACATGCTGACCGGCCTTCCGAACCGGCGGCAATTCTTCCAGGATGTGGAGGCGTCCTATGATCCGAAGACGGATGAAAAACTGCCGGTGATCGGCCTGATCGATCTGGACGGGTTCAAACCAATCAATGACGTGTTCGGACATACGGCAGGCGATACGGTGCTTGTTGAAACGGCCCGCCGCCTGAAACGTGTCTTGGGCGACAAGGCAAGTGTTTCCCGTCTCGGCGGCGATGAATTTGCCTATATCCTGCCCAGGACGGTGAGCCAGAAAGAAGCCAAACGCATCGCCCAGCAGATCGTCAATGCGATGAACGAACCGGTGCAGTTGCCGAACAGGGATACGAGCCGCGTGTCAGCATCCGTTGGCTATTCCTCGCGGGCGTTCGCTGTAAAGTCTGCTCACGACCTCTTGGAACAGGCCGACTTCGCCCTGTTCCGGGCCAAGGAACACAAGGTGGGGCAGGCAATCGAATTCTCCGCGAGTCATGCGGAAAGCCAGTTGCGCGAAGCGGTGGTGCACCAGGCACTCAAGAAAGCCGATCTCGAAAAAGAGTTGCGGCTTGTCTTCCAGCCGATCGTGAACTCCACCGATGGCGCCGTGAACCGGTGCGAGGCGCTCGCCCGTTGGGACAGCCCGCAACTTGGCTCTGTGCCGCCGCTCGAATTCGTGGCCATTGCCGAGAAGATGGGCATGACCCAGCAGCTGACCCGTGTCGTGGTTCGCAAGGCGCTGGAGCAGCTGCGCAGATGGCCTGAACTGCCATCCATGTCGGTGAACCTGTCGGCCCAGGACATTATCAGCCGCGAGACCAGCGACTCTCTGGTGGCGATGATCCTGGCCGAACCGGAAAGCGTGCGCGAGCGGCTGGTTCTGGAAGTGACGGAATCGTCGCTGCTGAACGACATGGAAGAAGCGCGCTACAATCTGATGAAGTTCCGCTTCATGGGCCTGAAGATCGCGCTCGACGATTTCGGCACGGGCTATTCCTCGCTGCGTTACCTTCAGGAACTGGAATTCGACATTGTGAAGATTGACCGCAGCTTCGGCGCCGCGATCAACACCACGGCGCGCGGCCTCGGACTTGTCGCGACGATCCAGCACCTGTGCCGGTCTCTCGCCATCGAGTGCATCATCGAAGGCATCGAAACACGCGAGCAGCTGGAAACGGCGCGCAGCGCCGGGTGCCGGCTGGTTCAGGGCTATCTCTATGCCGCGCCGCTGGACGCGCTGGAACTGCACGCCTACCTGACCGGTGAGAAGAAATTCCCGTCATACCGGGAGTTGCTGGAAGGGCCGGCGCGCGACGTCGCCTGA